In the Methylophilus sp. 5 genome, one interval contains:
- the rpmF gene encoding 50S ribosomal protein L32 — protein sequence MAVQQNKKTPSKRGMHRSHDFLTNPPLAIEPTTGEVHLRHHVSPNGFYRGRKVMPAKGE from the coding sequence ATGGCAGTTCAGCAAAACAAAAAGACACCGTCCAAGCGTGGTATGCACCGCTCCCACGACTTTTTGACTAACCCACCTTTGGCAATTGAGCCAACGACTGGTGAAGTGCATTTGCGTCATCACGTGAGCCCAAACGGTTTTTACCGTGGCCGTAAAGTGATGCCAGCTAAAGGCGAATAA